The Hymenobacter oligotrophus genome has a window encoding:
- the pbpC gene encoding penicillin-binding protein 1C → MPRQPASVLRRLRRPLLVLLGVLAVALGLNWLLPLPSPPPYSPVVTAADGSVLHAYLSPDQKWRLAADLRDITPTLRKAIVAKEDKWFYYHPGINPVALLQAVGRNALDTGRRTGASTISMQVARMLEPKERTVGNKLLEMLRALQLEAHYSKDEILQLYLNLVPYGSNVEGVKSAALLYYGQPPHYLSLAQTVALTIVPNNPTGLAPGRHNARLLQARNRWLRRLGAAGVFPAKDVANALQEPLLAQRRPAPRLAPHLSRRLVQAELQKAATFAGSKAGLQATLVRAKQAKAEELTRHYVRRLAPLGITQAAVLVVNNRTRAVEAYVGSANFGDVLGQGQVDGIRAVRSPGSTLKPFLYAVAADLGHVTPKRMLPDVPTNFAGFRPENFDKRCNGEVTLERALGHSLNIPAVHVLQQVGVGTFTQQLRRAGFRTVARQAPQLGLSTILGGCGASLEELVGLYAALANKGAYAPLRFTADAPAAHPTQLVSEASAYLVTDILSQLVRPDLPVGYENSLRLPRIAWKTGTSYGRRDAWSIGYNRHYTIGVWVGNFTGQGAPALTGTDVATPLLFDLFNAISYNDGGEWFVPPAGLDFRLVCSVTGQVPGVHCPNQVMDYYLPGVSDARRCEHQQEVFVSPTGDVSYCRACLPAVGYRRELYPNFTPEVLAFKAANGLPHAIRPPHNPACTLVRSDDGPEQAPRILSPTPNAEYVLDGRDSQQLQLRCAAANDVRQVYWYANDQFVRAAAPTEAVFIRPGSGVLKISCADDHGRNTNVQVLVERL, encoded by the coding sequence ATGCCACGCCAACCTGCTTCCGTGTTGCGCCGCTTGCGCCGGCCGCTGCTGGTGCTGTTGGGCGTGTTGGCAGTAGCCCTGGGGCTGAACTGGCTGTTGCCGCTGCCGTCGCCTCCGCCCTATTCGCCCGTGGTAACGGCTGCCGATGGCTCGGTGCTGCACGCGTATTTGTCGCCCGACCAAAAGTGGCGCCTAGCGGCCGATTTGCGCGACATCACCCCCACGCTGCGCAAGGCCATTGTAGCCAAAGAAGACAAGTGGTTTTACTACCACCCGGGCATCAACCCAGTAGCCTTGCTGCAGGCGGTTGGGCGCAACGCTCTAGATACTGGGCGCCGCACCGGCGCCAGCACCATCAGCATGCAGGTGGCGCGCATGCTCGAGCCCAAGGAGCGCACCGTAGGCAACAAGCTGCTCGAAATGCTGCGCGCTTTGCAGTTGGAGGCGCATTACTCCAAGGATGAGATCTTGCAGCTGTATCTCAATTTGGTGCCCTACGGCTCCAACGTGGAGGGCGTAAAATCGGCGGCGCTGCTGTACTACGGGCAGCCTCCGCATTACCTCTCGCTGGCGCAAACCGTTGCGCTGACCATCGTACCCAACAACCCCACGGGGTTGGCGCCGGGCCGGCACAACGCCCGGCTGCTGCAGGCCCGCAACCGGTGGCTGCGCCGCCTAGGTGCCGCAGGTGTTTTCCCGGCCAAGGATGTAGCAAATGCCTTGCAGGAGCCTTTGCTGGCGCAGCGCCGACCAGCGCCGCGGCTGGCTCCGCACCTCTCGCGGCGGTTGGTGCAGGCCGAGCTACAGAAGGCGGCCACCTTTGCGGGCTCCAAAGCCGGCCTGCAAGCCACGCTGGTGCGGGCCAAACAAGCCAAAGCCGAGGAGCTGACGCGTCACTACGTACGCCGCCTCGCTCCGCTGGGTATTACGCAAGCGGCCGTGCTGGTGGTAAACAACCGCACCCGCGCCGTGGAGGCCTACGTGGGCTCGGCCAATTTCGGCGACGTGCTGGGCCAGGGGCAGGTTGATGGCATTCGGGCCGTACGCTCGCCGGGCAGCACGCTTAAGCCTTTCCTCTACGCCGTTGCCGCCGACCTAGGGCACGTTACGCCCAAGCGCATGCTGCCCGATGTGCCCACCAACTTTGCCGGCTTCCGGCCCGAAAACTTCGATAAACGCTGCAACGGCGAAGTTACGCTGGAGCGCGCCCTAGGGCACTCGCTCAACATCCCGGCCGTGCACGTGCTGCAGCAGGTGGGCGTGGGCACTTTTACGCAGCAGCTGCGCCGGGCTGGGTTCCGAACAGTAGCGCGGCAAGCCCCGCAGCTTGGGCTGAGCACCATTCTGGGGGGCTGCGGCGCCTCGCTCGAAGAGCTGGTGGGCCTGTATGCGGCTTTAGCGAACAAAGGCGCTTATGCGCCCTTGCGCTTTACGGCCGATGCGCCTGCTGCGCACCCTACGCAACTGGTATCGGAAGCCTCAGCCTACCTCGTTACCGATATTCTGTCGCAGTTGGTGCGGCCCGATTTGCCGGTGGGTTACGAAAACTCGCTTCGGCTGCCGCGCATCGCCTGGAAAACCGGCACCAGCTACGGCCGCCGCGATGCCTGGAGCATCGGCTACAACCGCCACTACACCATTGGCGTGTGGGTGGGCAATTTTACGGGGCAAGGCGCGCCCGCCCTTACCGGCACCGATGTGGCCACGCCCCTGCTCTTCGACTTGTTCAATGCCATCAGCTACAACGACGGCGGCGAGTGGTTTGTACCGCCTGCCGGCCTCGATTTTCGGTTGGTGTGCTCGGTAACGGGCCAAGTGCCCGGCGTGCATTGCCCCAATCAGGTAATGGATTACTACCTGCCCGGCGTTTCCGATGCGCGCCGCTGCGAACATCAGCAAGAAGTGTTTGTGTCGCCGACGGGCGATGTAAGCTACTGCCGCGCCTGTTTGCCCGCCGTTGGCTACCGCCGCGAGCTGTACCCCAACTTCACGCCCGAAGTGCTGGCATTTAAAGCCGCCAACGGTTTGCCGCACGCCATTCGGCCGCCGCACAACCCCGCCTGCACCCTCGTACGCTCCGACGACGGCCCGGAGCAGGCGCCGCGTATCCTCTCGCCCACGCCCAACGCCGAGTACGTGCTCGATGGCCGCGACTCGCAACAGCTGCAATTGCGCTGCGCCGCCGCCAACGATGTGCGCCAAGTGTACTGGTACGCCAACGACCAGTTTGTGCGGGCCGCCGCGCCCACCGAGGCCGTGTTTATTAGGCCCGGCAGTGGCGTGCTCAAAATTTCGTGCGCCGACGACCACGGCCGCAACACCAATGTGCAGGTGCTCGTGGAGCGGTTGTAG
- a CDS encoding glycine zipper domain-containing protein, producing the protein MKTLSYIMTLVLLVTALFAGEAQAQERKPWSPQAKGAVIGGLGGAAAGAIIHKRNRVVGGAVGAAAGAGTGYMIGRNVQNKRKAQAAEAARVAAANRAARAERQAAAARAERNALARRAEAAEKKAALAQQQVPQMPQAQQYPAMANGFAAAGTPAMLYNGAAGAPMAMSAAYLPNESYGDRATEYPTSEYRRKSW; encoded by the coding sequence ATGAAAACCCTGAGCTATATCATGACCCTGGTGCTGTTGGTAACCGCGCTTTTCGCAGGCGAAGCCCAGGCTCAAGAACGCAAACCCTGGAGCCCCCAAGCTAAGGGCGCCGTAATTGGTGGCCTAGGTGGCGCCGCTGCCGGTGCTATCATTCATAAGCGCAACCGCGTGGTAGGTGGTGCAGTAGGTGCCGCCGCCGGCGCCGGTACCGGTTACATGATCGGCCGCAACGTGCAAAACAAGCGCAAAGCCCAAGCCGCCGAGGCTGCCCGCGTAGCCGCCGCCAACCGCGCAGCCCGCGCTGAGCGCCAGGCCGCCGCCGCCCGCGCCGAGCGCAACGCCCTGGCCCGCCGCGCCGAAGCCGCCGAGAAGAAAGCTGCGCTGGCCCAACAGCAAGTGCCGCAAATGCCCCAGGCCCAGCAATACCCCGCCATGGCCAACGGCTTTGCCGCTGCCGGTACCCCGGCCATGCTGTACAACGGTGCCGCTGGTGCCCCGATGGCCATGAGCGCAGCCTATTTGCCCAACGAGTCGTATGGTGACCGTGCTACGGAATACCCGACTTCGGAATACCGTAGAAAGAGCTGGTAA
- a CDS encoding YybH family protein: MKPLLCTVLVGAALASASCTKTEKKEEAVNVQTLNQQFVGAWNSKNAIQLDTLFAEDVHYIQGEAHYQGRSEVSNRWVRETMGTIANLRLSPVSTGADTQLAYEAGTFSVDVLPANPALPMGEGSGNFTLIWKKNPKGAWKLSYAQLEGLPVRARTR; the protein is encoded by the coding sequence ATGAAGCCCCTCCTTTGCACGGTGCTCGTTGGCGCAGCCCTTGCCTCTGCCTCTTGCACCAAAACCGAGAAAAAAGAAGAAGCCGTAAACGTGCAGACGCTTAACCAACAGTTTGTTGGTGCTTGGAACAGCAAGAACGCCATTCAGCTGGATACCCTGTTTGCCGAAGACGTGCACTACATCCAGGGCGAAGCCCACTACCAAGGCCGCTCCGAGGTGTCGAACCGCTGGGTGCGCGAAACCATGGGCACCATTGCCAACCTGCGCCTCAGCCCCGTTAGTACCGGCGCCGACACGCAACTGGCCTACGAGGCCGGCACTTTTTCGGTAGATGTGCTGCCCGCCAACCCGGCTTTGCCCATGGGCGAAGGCTCGGGCAACTTCACCCTGATCTGGAAGAAAAACCCCAAGGGTGCTTGGAAGCTGAGCTACGCCCAGCTGGAAGGCTTGCCCGTTCGGGCCCGTACGCGCTAA
- a CDS encoding DUF416 family protein yields the protein MAEHIHAQIISLSDNQKAVFAGLVCERLYPQYEAFCRATNWGSPAVYERGIELLYNSGLGAFHSQEATSLLEKLALVTPALSDFASGLTPFALDACIALEEALRFLTDKQESHMLHCATAAADSVEAFAQEHQGLDPNRRDFEAAVAANPYLQAEIARQHRLTEALLSIHEFDAASIHQLRRLNGSGSIIELARIPA from the coding sequence ATGGCCGAACACATTCACGCGCAAATCATCAGCTTATCCGACAACCAAAAAGCCGTATTTGCGGGCTTGGTCTGCGAGCGGCTGTACCCGCAATACGAGGCTTTTTGCCGCGCCACCAACTGGGGCAGCCCGGCCGTGTACGAGCGCGGTATTGAGCTGCTTTACAACTCGGGCCTAGGTGCTTTCCATAGCCAAGAGGCCACCTCGTTGCTCGAAAAGCTCGCCCTGGTTACGCCCGCGCTGTCGGATTTTGCCAGTGGCCTGACGCCCTTTGCCCTCGATGCTTGCATTGCGCTGGAAGAAGCCTTGCGCTTTCTTACCGATAAGCAAGAAAGCCACATGCTGCACTGCGCCACGGCTGCTGCCGACAGCGTGGAGGCATTTGCGCAAGAGCACCAAGGCCTCGACCCCAACCGCCGCGATTTCGAGGCCGCCGTGGCGGCCAACCCATACCTGCAAGCCGAAATAGCCCGGCAGCACCGCCTCACCGAAGCCTTGCTGAGCATCCACGAGTTCGATGCTGCGAGCATTCATCAGCTGCGTCGGCTCAACGGCAGCGGCAGTATCATCGAGTTGGCGCGGATACCGGCCTAA
- a CDS encoding GreA/GreB family elongation factor produces MSRGFVKEDDSQQPPIVPPRAALPPNTPNYVTPRGLELLRQELAELEAERGQAETNRDNDTDRTRQLSLLNGKLSALGARIASAKVIDPRQQPADEVRFGASVALVTRSGGKPGTERRFTIVGVDEASIAEGKIAFVAPIARAVQGARLGQQVTLHLGPKPEVVEVTSISYDGGS; encoded by the coding sequence ATGAGCCGAGGTTTTGTAAAAGAAGACGACTCGCAGCAGCCGCCCATTGTGCCGCCCCGCGCCGCGCTGCCGCCCAACACGCCCAACTACGTTACGCCGCGGGGCCTCGAGCTGCTGCGCCAAGAGCTGGCCGAGCTGGAAGCCGAGCGCGGGCAGGCCGAAACCAACCGCGACAACGACACCGACCGTACCCGCCAACTCAGCCTCCTCAACGGCAAGCTGAGCGCCCTAGGTGCGCGCATTGCCTCGGCCAAAGTAATTGACCCGCGCCAGCAACCCGCCGACGAGGTACGCTTTGGAGCTTCGGTTGCGCTTGTTACGCGCAGCGGCGGCAAACCCGGCACCGAGCGGCGCTTTACCATCGTGGGTGTTGATGAGGCCTCTATTGCCGAAGGCAAAATAGCCTTTGTGGCGCCCATTGCCCGCGCGGTGCAGGGTGCCCGCTTAGGCCAGCAAGTAACCCTGCACCTAGGGCCCAAACCCGAGGTGGTGGAGGTAACAAGCATCAGTTACGACGGCGGTAGCTGA
- a CDS encoding TIGR03915 family putative DNA repair protein → MKPTRRTNLPAKANAAAGVRRIAPLPPSFDGTARFTYDGSFDGLLCVLLACWESRRWPEAIQSEDAAQGGLFSETRFVPSDEARARRVWEGMLKYMPAEARTNLYKTFLSESPERELLIFRYTQMAIEAGGQDISENFGNDTVRAVADITKQMFREKHRMEAFVRFEKTHDGLFHATIEPDYDVLPLIAEHFTKRYADQRWLIFDRRRRYGLYYDLERTDIVSFDAEAGQQGSNSAVSAAVLDEREPLFQSLWQTYFDHVNIPERRNIKLHRRHMPKRYWKYLTEKQPRERHFRPIDNKQRPAQ, encoded by the coding sequence ATGAAACCAACCCGCCGCACCAACCTACCCGCCAAAGCCAACGCTGCCGCCGGCGTGCGGCGTATTGCGCCGTTGCCGCCCAGCTTCGATGGCACCGCCCGGTTCACCTACGACGGCTCCTTCGACGGCTTGCTGTGCGTGCTGCTGGCCTGCTGGGAAAGCCGCCGTTGGCCCGAGGCCATCCAGAGCGAAGACGCGGCACAAGGTGGCTTGTTCAGCGAAACGCGCTTTGTGCCCTCCGACGAAGCCCGCGCCCGGCGCGTGTGGGAAGGCATGCTGAAGTACATGCCCGCCGAGGCGCGCACCAACCTCTACAAAACGTTTTTGTCGGAAAGCCCCGAGCGGGAGCTGCTGATTTTTCGGTACACGCAAATGGCCATCGAGGCCGGCGGGCAGGACATCAGCGAAAACTTCGGCAACGACACGGTGCGGGCCGTGGCCGATATCACCAAGCAAATGTTTCGCGAGAAGCACCGCATGGAGGCGTTTGTGCGCTTCGAGAAAACGCACGACGGGCTATTCCATGCCACCATCGAGCCCGACTACGACGTGCTGCCCCTGATAGCCGAGCACTTTACGAAACGCTACGCCGATCAGCGCTGGCTGATTTTTGACCGGCGCCGGCGCTACGGCCTGTACTACGACCTCGAGCGCACCGACATCGTCAGCTTCGATGCCGAGGCCGGGCAGCAAGGGAGCAACTCGGCCGTTTCGGCCGCCGTGCTCGACGAGCGGGAGCCGCTGTTTCAGTCGTTGTGGCAAACGTACTTCGACCACGTGAACATCCCCGAGCGCCGCAACATCAAGCTGCACCGCCGCCACATGCCCAAGCGCTACTGGAAATACCTCACCGAAAAGCAACCTAGGGAGCGGCACTTCCGGCCCATCGACAACAAGCAGCGGCCGGCGCAGTAG